A single region of the Triticum dicoccoides isolate Atlit2015 ecotype Zavitan chromosome 2B, WEW_v2.0, whole genome shotgun sequence genome encodes:
- the LOC119367400 gene encoding uncharacterized protein LOC119367400, with translation MDQFHDGHHVRLRSRVHRTRTYLHAAADGESVTLSQVRASMNAAWAVHIYHRDDGDGEAFYDDDGPYLLLHSAAYGRYLGATDVPARRGHRGFRAELRDYDQPEVGAIMWRAVGSGFAGNVVLLHHAGGRFLRANGRYLPWNAGVSLDDDVNSMMHWVVEPIPAREAGMPAIPGPPPTLARFLSDMFMDPGRRIRYTPTLGGDYPEDSAGWGEFWFRGRSVFRLRDQLVMRTSINLYYQNVAICVRAGRYGRLTPLVVDLPHGGYGETLEIVILEDETRAYDDLRHPDVDAE, from the exons ATGGACCAGTTCCACGACGGGCACCACGTGCGGCTGCGGAGCCGCGTGCACCGCACCCGCACCTACCTCCACGCCGCCGCCGACGGGGAGAGCGTCACCCTCAGCCAGGTCCGGGCCTCCATGAACGCGGCGTGGGCGGTGCACATCTACCACCGCGACGACGGCGACGGAGAGGCTTTCTACGACGACGACGGCCCGTACCTGCTCCTCCACAGCGCCGCCTACGGCCGCTACCTCGGCGCCACGGACGTGCCGGCGCGGCGAGGCCACCGCGGATTCCGCGCGGAGCTGCGTGACTACGACCAGCCGGAGGTGGGGGCCATCATGTGGCGGGCCGTCGGGTCGGGCTTCGCGGGCAACGTCGTCCTGCTCCACCACGCGGGCGGCCGCTTCCTCCGCGCCAACGGCAGGTACCTTCCCTGGAACGCCGGCGTCAGCCTCGACGACGACGTCAACTCCATGATGCACTGGGTCGTCGAGCCCATCCCCGCTAGAGAGGCTGGCATGCCTGCCATTCCTGGCCCGCCTCCG ACTCTCGCAAGATTCCTCTCCGACATGTTCATGGATCCGGGACGGCGGATCCGGTACACTCCGACGCTCGGCGGGGACTACCCCGAGGACAGCGCCGGCTGGGGCGAGTTCTGGTTCAGGGGGAGGTCCGTGTTCCGTCTGAGGGACCAGCTGGTGATGCGCACCAGCATCAACCTGTACTACCAGAACGTCGCCATCTGCGTCCGAGCGGGCCGCTACGGGAGGCTGACCCCGCTCGTCGTCGACCTGCCCCACGGCGGCTACGGCGAGACCCTCGAGATTGTCATCCTCGAGGACGAGACTCGTG CCTACGATGATCTGCGACACCCAGACGTCGACGCGGAGTAG